Within the Gordonia westfalica genome, the region GCGGTCACCCAGGGCACCGTGCTGCTCGAGCTGAAGTAACCCGCTCGCTGCCTGAGCGGCGAGGAACCACCCCCGCTGCCTGAGCGGCGAGGAACCACACTCGCTGCCTGAGGTGCGAGGAGCGATAGCGACGAGCCACGAAGGCCTGGTGAGACAACCTCGCCGGCCCTTCGTGGCTCGCTTCGCTCGCACCTCAGGGAGCAAAGGTTCGCCCCCCGCTCCCTGAGTAGCGAGCTTGCACAGCCCCCTGCTCCCTGAGTAGCGAGCTTGCACAGCCCCCTGCTCCCTGAGTAGCGAGCTTGCGAGCGTATCGAAGGGACATCGTGCAACCAGTCGAGATCAACGCCGGGACGTGGTATCTGCGTTCGCTTCGTGCGGACGACCGGATCACCGACGTCCCGGCGTTGTCGCTTCTCGGGGTCGCCGACCCCGACACCTACGTCGCATCGGCCAGCGCCGACTGGGAGGCCGAGACCCGGTTCGTGTGGGCGATCTGCATCCCCACCACCGGTGAGCTCATCGCGCTGATCGGGGTGACCCCGGACGGCTCCTCCGGCCAACTGTGGGGTCAGGCTCGCGACGGCTACGACGAGGCGCTCGACGCGGCGATCGGGCCGGTGACCCGGTTCGCCGAGAGCGCGTTGGAACTCACTGTGGCCGAATCCCTTTCGCGAGAGCTCAACTGAGATCGGTCAGCAGATCGCCCAGGCTCCGTACTCCGATCGGCCTTCGTGATCAAATGCCCGACCAAGGCCTGCTGGTTCAACCGGTTCTCAGACCGGAAACATCTACTGGTCCGCGGCCACCGGCGCCCGCGCGGTGTACGGAGCGGTCTTCGCCGCCTACGGCCGCAACGGTTATGAAAACGGCCGCTTCGGACGTCCCACCTCCGAGGAGTTCGCAGTGAACGGTGGACGTCAGGTGAACTCCCAGGGAGGGTGGATCAGATGGCTCTCGGCGACCAACTCGATTGTCACCTCGGAGGATTGATGCCGTGAAGGATTCAGGGCTGGGGCGCGCGACCGCGACACTGATCGGGATTCTCCTGGTCAGTTTCGCGATCGCGATACCGTTGGCAGTCGTCCTTGCCTGGCCGCTGATCTACGTGTCGGAATCGGTGCTGCACTTGGGCTGTGAGTCGAGCACTATCGACGGACAGCAGGTGTGGGTGTGTCCCGACGGGATCGGATACGTGTTCCCGGGGATCGCTTTGGTCGTGGTGCTGACCGTCATCGGCGTCGTCATCGGTGTCCTGTGGCGGCGTGATTCGCTGGGGCCGCCGGAGGACCGTTTCACCCTGGCTATGATCGTCTCGCTGGCCGCTGGTGCGCTCGCTCTGCTCGTTGGGGCAGTGATCGCCCTGTGCGGTGTGTTCGACGTGAGCGGGGCCTACGGCCGGTGGCTGATCACGGTCGTCCTCGCTATTGCTGTCGCCTCTCTCGCAGTCCTGGTGGCCCTAAAGCAAGCCCGTCTGCGCGCCACCACCAACGCGATCGCCGCGCTGGTGGTCCTTTGTGCGCTGATGCCGGTGTCGGGACTGGGCCTGCCGCTGGTGGTGGTGCTGGCCGGCGGGTTCGCGGTCGCCGCGGCCGTGTACTCGACGACACGGGCGGATCATCCTTCGGCTGCGCTCGCCTGACCCGTCTGGGCATTGCCATCCATGGTTGAGTATGGGCCTGTCATGCCGGAGTGCCCCCTCGATCCTCGGCACCAACACCACGAGGCGGCGCAACGCGTATGACACTGACACTCAGGCGTGGCTGTTAATGCACGCGCAAGGGTGAGGGTCCGTCGGCGGTTCTCGAGCCCCGCAGCCGCCGCCCGAAATCGAGCCCGTCAGCACTGAGCGACGAGGGCAAAGCGCAGGCGGTAGCAGTGCGCGCCGCCCTAGAGGCCTCCCGCCTAGATCACGGACCGATCAGCGTGCACGACAAGATGCAGTCGATGGGCCTCGCATGCGTTCCGTCGACGGCGTCGCCGGCCCGGATCTTCCGCGAGGCCGGTGTCGCGAGCCTGGTGCCGAGAAAGAAGCCCCACTCGGCGTGGCGGAGGTTCGTCCACCCCGCGCCGAATGCGTGCTGGCAACTCGACGGCACCGAGTACGTCCTCACCGGTGGACGTAGGTGCGTCATCCTGCAACTGATCGATGATCACTCTCCTACGCCGTGGATTCCCGCGTAGCGTCTGGCGAGACCGCCGACGCCGCGATCGCCGTGTTTGACAAGGCGGTTGCTGCTCATGGAGTACCAAAGACTGCTCACCGACAACGGACCCGCGTTCAACCCCTCGCGCCGCGGCCGCATCGGTCAACTCGTCGAACACGCGCAAGCGCTCGGCGTGGAAACGATCACGGGCAAGCCCTGCACCATCAGCCTGGACGCAGTCACCTACATGGTCGATATGTGGACCACGCCTTCGACCGCGTCCTCGTCACCGCCGACGACAAAACGATCGTCATCGCCACCACCGACGGAGAAGTGCTCGTCGAACACCCCCGACCCACTGCTGGAATCAGCCACGTCGGCAACCGACAACCCCGCGGCCCACGTCTCAGCAAGCCCAGACCGTCACCGAAGTCCTGATACACGAAGTGTCACCGATGTCCCGATGCATCACACCCGCGTCATGAAGACCCAACCCCCTTGACTCGAACACATGTTCGAGTATCATGGTGTCATGGCGCGGAGGACAGAAACCGAATCCACGGATTCGGCAGGTATCGCAGAACACTCTGTCGAGCCCACCCTGCGTCCCGATACCGAACTCTCGGCCACCGAACTGGCCGAGGTCTTGAATCATTGCGCCGGTCTCGCCGCGTCGACTGCTCACCGAATGATGACTGTTGCCAGCCTCATTCACGATCAACGCGAGATGGACTACGCCGAGCGCCGCGCCGAGGTACACAGCGGACAACTCGATTCCCTCGAGGCCTTCGACGAGCTCGCCGCCCGGGCGGCTGCGGGCGAAGACCCGTACTCCGAGTTCGGCCCGGACGGACTCGAACAGGCCATCGCCGAGGTCGGCGCCACGCTCACCGTCACCCCCGCCGAGGCCAGAGAACTCATCACCGCCGGTGACGCATTGCGCTACCGGCTGTCTTTCACCGGTCACGCCCTGGCCTGTGGACGCATCGACAAGAGAAGATTCCTCATCGCGCTGAAGCGCACCGAACTGGTCACCGACCCCGACGAGATGCAGACCGTCGATGCCCATCTTGCCGAGGCGATCTTCGCTCGCGCACCTATGTCGACCACTCGGTTCACCGCCATGGTCGACGAGATCGTCGCCAAGTGGGCACCCGACGCGGTCCGCAGGCGTCGCGAGCGGGCCACCAACGACCGCAAGGTCACCGTCGGACCCGATCGGTTCAACCCCGGACAATCCCGCGTGTCCGGGTCGTTACCGATCGCCGACGCCGCCGCGTTCGACGCTCGCTTGTCCGCGATGGCGGCCGAAGTACATGCCGCCGACCCTCGCACAGTTGCACAGCGTCGCGCCGATGCGCTGGTCGCACTGGCTCGCGGCGCGACTTCACTAGACTGCACGTGCGACGATTGCTCCTCGTGCACAACAGAATCCCGCGAGACCACTGAACCGGAGGACTCCCCGACTGTCGATTCTGCCCAGGTCGACACAGGACCCATGCCGTGCTCCTGCGCCGACAAGACAGCTCCGCGGGCGAACTACTTCGTCATCGCCAATCTCTCCACCCTCATCGGCCTCGACGACGATCCGGCCTTCCTCGACGGCCAGGGCATCATCGACGCCGAAACCGCACGCACGCTGATCGCCGAAGCTCGACGCACCTACCTGCACCCAGCGGCACCGACCGACTCGTCGACCACCGAGGCACTATCGGCCTTGAGGTACACCCCGTCGAAGAAGTTGCAGGCCCTGGTACGTGCCGGCGAACTGTGCTGCACCTTCCCGGGATGCAATGCGCCGGTGTGGCAGATCGACCTCGATCACACCAAGCCGTTCGACCATCAGCATCCCGAACGTGGTGGACGCACCCTCGAACGCAACCTGAAACCACTGTGCCGGTTTCACCACCGCATCAAGACCTTCACCAGCTGGCAGGACTACCAGGACGAGTTCCTGACCGCCTGGTTCACCACACCCACCGGACACATGTTCGTCGGCAACGCCTACAACGGCCGCGATCTGTTCGCCCACCTCGCACCGATACGCCCACCCGATCATCCGGCGCGGGTGCGGCACGGCACCCTGCGAGACACCAAGTCCCGCCGGGCCCTACGCGCCGAACAGCGTTGGAACGAAGAAAACCCACCACCCTTCTGACAGGCAATCAGACAGAAGCCGCCACGCACCTGAGCGTTCGGCGGCTACTGTTCGTTGCACCAAAGAAGCCGTCTCTGGTCGGGATGGAGGTCGCGGTGAGCAGTCCAGCCGAAGTGAATACAACCGAGGAGTTCGACGCCATCATCGTCGGTGCGCGCTGCGCCGGATCGGCCACCGCGATCGCGCTCGCCGGCCGCGGATTTCACGTCCTGGTCATCGATTCGGCCCGTTTCCCCTCCGACACACTCTCCACCCACCTGCTGTGGCCGTCGACCCTCGCGGAGATCCACGCACTCGGCGCCCTACCCGCCGTCGAGGAGGCCGGCGCACCGCGACTGCCGATCGCCGAGGCCATCCTCGACGAGATCAGCTGGCGCACCGGCTATTCACCGGTGGCCGGAATCGACTACGGAATGTGCCTGCGGCGAACACATCTCGACGCCGCACTCGTGCGGACCGCAGCCTCACTCGGAGCGAACATCCGACAACAGTGCCGGGCAACAGGATTGATCTGGACCGAAAACCGTGTCGTCGGCCTGACGTACACCGACTCCGACGACCGCGAACACACCGCGACCGCTCCCATCGTGATCGGAGCCGACGGCCGCAAGAGCATCGTCGCGCGCGAGGTCGGTGCGGAGACACTGATCTCGTCCCGGAGCGGCCGGTCCTGCTACTTCGCCTATTGGACCGACCCACGAGAAGATCTGCGCCACATCGCGTCACAATGGCGGGTCGACGGCCTGCTCGGCACCGCGTTCCCCTGTGACGACGGCCAGACGCTGTGCCTGCTGCAGCCGCCGGTGGAACTCGACGCCGAGTTCCACGGACGCAAGGTCACCGACGCATACCGGGCCGGGGTCGCGGCACTGCCCGGACTTGCGCGACGCCTCGACGGCGCCGAGATGGTGTCGCGAGTGCGCTCGTGTACCGGCATCGCGTCGTATTTTCGTCGGTCGAGCGGGCCCGGATGGGCACTGCCCGGAGATGCCGGCCACTTCAAGGACCCCGTCACCGCGCAGGGCATCCGCGATGCGTACCGCTACGGCCGCCTGCTCGGCGAGATGTTGGCCCCGATCCTCGTAGACCGAGGCGGACCCGACCCCCACGCAATCGACGCCGCCACCGCGGAATGGGCCGCACAACGTGAACGGGACTGCGTCGAGATCTACCAGTGGACGAACGTCCTGGCCGCCGGACGCCCGCCCTCCCCACTCGAGTACGAGATCTATCACCGAGCGCAGGACATCCGGAATACGCCCAGACCCTCAGCGACATCTACAACCGCGTCCAGACGCCGTCGTCGATGCTGCCGCTGACAGCTCTCCCGGGCCTGATCATCGGTGCGCTCCGCCAACCGACCACGTCGACCCGGGATGTCGTGCACACCGCTGTCTCGGGATTCGTCGACGACGGACTCGTCGACGACGGCACCGCGCACGCGGGCAGCGCGTCGAATCGCATTCTGCACCGGCGGAATCAGATCCGCCGGTGCAGCGAACCTCCTCGTGGAGAACGGTTTCGACGCCGTCAACATGAGCGGCGGACTGATCGGCTGGCGAGCCGCGGGTGGCGCACTCAGCGAGTGAGCCCGCCACCCGTCATCGAGGCTAGGTCGTCGCGTTGGCGAACGTGTCGAGATTGCCGGTCGCCTCGATGTATTCGGTCACCCAGCGTTCGATGACCGCCGAGGTCTTCTCGACCTTGCGGAACTGGCCGACGACCTGGCCGACGGGATTGAAGGCGACGTCGATGCTCTCGTCGGGATGCTTGTGCGTGGCGGCGACCGCCATACCGGAGACCATGTACTGCAACGGCATTCCCAGCGGATCGGGATTCTTCGGGTCTTCCCACGCCTCGGTCCAGTCATTGCGCAGCATGCGGCACGGTTTGCCGGTGAACGAGCGACTGCGAACGGTGTCGCGGCTCGACGCGTCGATGTAGGTCTGCTGCTGGACGGGGGTGTTCTCGGCCTCCTCGACCATCAGCCACTGCGATCCGCTCCACGCGCCCTGCGCACCGAGCGCCAGGGCAGCCGCGATCTGCTCGCCGCTGCCGATACCACCTGCGGCCAGGACCGGCACGGGCGCAACCTCTTTGACCACCTGCGGCCACAGCACGATCGAACCGACCTCACCGCAGTGGCCACCACCCTCGCCGCCCTGGGCGATGATGATGTCAACACCGGC harbors:
- a CDS encoding LGFP repeat-containing protein, whose product is MYWSAATGARAVYGAVFAAYGRNGYENGRFGRPTSEEFAVNGGRQVNSQGGWIRWLSATNSIVTSED
- a CDS encoding HNH endonuclease signature motif containing protein, which produces MARRTETESTDSAGIAEHSVEPTLRPDTELSATELAEVLNHCAGLAASTAHRMMTVASLIHDQREMDYAERRAEVHSGQLDSLEAFDELAARAAAGEDPYSEFGPDGLEQAIAEVGATLTVTPAEARELITAGDALRYRLSFTGHALACGRIDKRRFLIALKRTELVTDPDEMQTVDAHLAEAIFARAPMSTTRFTAMVDEIVAKWAPDAVRRRRERATNDRKVTVGPDRFNPGQSRVSGSLPIADAAAFDARLSAMAAEVHAADPRTVAQRRADALVALARGATSLDCTCDDCSSCTTESRETTEPEDSPTVDSAQVDTGPMPCSCADKTAPRANYFVIANLSTLIGLDDDPAFLDGQGIIDAETARTLIAEARRTYLHPAAPTDSSTTEALSALRYTPSKKLQALVRAGELCCTFPGCNAPVWQIDLDHTKPFDHQHPERGGRTLERNLKPLCRFHHRIKTFTSWQDYQDEFLTAWFTTPTGHMFVGNAYNGRDLFAHLAPIRPPDHPARVRHGTLRDTKSRRALRAEQRWNEENPPPF
- a CDS encoding NAD(P)/FAD-dependent oxidoreductase — encoded protein: MSSPAEVNTTEEFDAIIVGARCAGSATAIALAGRGFHVLVIDSARFPSDTLSTHLLWPSTLAEIHALGALPAVEEAGAPRLPIAEAILDEISWRTGYSPVAGIDYGMCLRRTHLDAALVRTAASLGANIRQQCRATGLIWTENRVVGLTYTDSDDREHTATAPIVIGADGRKSIVAREVGAETLISSRSGRSCYFAYWTDPREDLRHIASQWRVDGLLGTAFPCDDGQTLCLLQPPVELDAEFHGRKVTDAYRAGVAALPGLARRLDGAEMVSRVRSCTGIASYFRRSSGPGWALPGDAGHFKDPVTAQGIRDAYRYGRLLGEMLAPILVDRGGPDPHAIDAATAEWAAQRERDCVEIYQWTNVLAAGRPPSPLEYEIYHRAQDIRNTPRPSATSTTASRRRRRCCR
- a CDS encoding nitronate monooxygenase, with the protein product MHTPICDELGIEFPIFAFTHCRDVVVAVSKAGGYGVLGAVGFTPEQLEIELNWIDEHIGDHPYGVDIVIPNKYEGMDAHMSAEELTKMLQSMVPDETLDFGRKLLLDHGVPLGDGDDNSLQLLGWTEATATPQVEIALQHPKVTLIANALGTPPKDMIEKIQAAGRKVAALCGSPKQARKHADAGVDIIIAQGGEGGGHCGEVGSIVLWPQVVKEVAPVPVLAAGGIGSGEQIAAALALGAQGAWSGSQWLMVEEAENTPVQQQTYIDASSRDTVRSRSFTGKPCRMLRNDWTEAWEDPKNPDPLGMPLQYMVSGMAVAATHKHPDESIDVAFNPVGQVVGQFRKVEKTSAVIERWVTEYIEATGNLDTFANATT